One genomic window of Bacteroidales bacterium includes the following:
- a CDS encoding UDP-2,3-diacylglucosamine diphosphatase yields the protein MAGQDRIYFASDLHLGMQSPEESLKREKLFVKWLEEIRSDARELWLLGDVFDYWFEYRKVVPRGFTRFLGKLASLSDDGVEIHLIPGNHDIWVFDYLPSEIRMQVHRKNIRKVWNGHQFLLGHGDGLHPGDKGYKMLQWIFKNRLIQWFYARIHPNGSMAFAHWWSRKSRMKHGTLGSFMGVEKEHQLHFARKELEKHPDIEYFIFGHRHIPYDMRIAENSRVICLGDWIGNFTYGVFDGQEFRLEKYLPEQGEIIRG from the coding sequence ATGGCCGGTCAAGACCGCATATACTTTGCGTCCGATCTACACCTTGGAATGCAATCCCCGGAGGAAAGCCTGAAACGAGAAAAGCTCTTTGTAAAGTGGCTGGAGGAGATCCGGAGCGATGCACGCGAACTCTGGCTGCTGGGGGATGTATTCGACTACTGGTTTGAATACAGGAAGGTGGTGCCCCGGGGCTTTACCCGTTTTCTGGGAAAACTGGCCTCACTAAGTGACGATGGGGTGGAAATTCACCTGATCCCGGGCAACCATGATATCTGGGTATTCGATTACCTGCCCTCTGAAATCAGAATGCAGGTGCACCGTAAAAATATCCGAAAAGTCTGGAACGGACACCAGTTTCTTCTGGGACACGGCGATGGCTTACACCCGGGCGACAAGGGCTACAAGATGCTGCAGTGGATTTTCAAAAACAGGCTCATCCAGTGGTTCTATGCCCGCATCCATCCAAACGGGTCCATGGCCTTTGCTCACTGGTGGTCCAGAAAGAGCCGTATGAAACATGGCACCTTGGGCTCCTTCATGGGAGTGGAGAAGGAACACCAGCTGCATTTTGCCAGGAAAGAACTGGAAAAGCACCCGGACATTGAGTACTTTATATTCGGGCACCGGCATATCCCCTATGACATGCGGATCGCCGAAAACAGCCGGGTGATTTGCCTGGGGGACTGGATAGGCAATTTCACCTACGGTGTTTTCGACGGTCAGGAATTTCGCCTTGAAAAATACCTGCCTGAACAAGGCGAAATCATCAGGGGATAA
- a CDS encoding T9SS type A sorting domain-containing protein yields the protein MDRKLLFTLLLGFWCTGALAQPHDLVAASGASFHNSSGYLSFSIGECVISTHASPGAILTQGFHQTRLRTGVPVVSQPEIQMSVFPNPVKDHLFLQIGDPQGFQYMLYDILGEMVERGEVLGEQTSIDFSSLAPAMYILKVTDKKKESRLFQIVKH from the coding sequence ATGGATCGAAAATTACTCTTCACCCTGCTATTAGGCTTCTGGTGCACCGGTGCTTTAGCACAACCCCATGATCTGGTTGCTGCATCAGGTGCATCCTTTCACAACAGTTCCGGTTATCTGAGTTTTTCCATCGGGGAGTGTGTTATCAGTACACATGCCTCTCCGGGGGCGATTTTAACCCAGGGCTTTCATCAAACACGATTGCGCACAGGTGTACCCGTTGTCAGCCAGCCGGAAATTCAAATGTCCGTATTTCCAAATCCGGTCAAAGACCATCTTTTCCTTCAGATAGGGGACCCTCAGGGCTTCCAGTACATGCTCTATGATATCCTGGGGGAAATGGTAGAGCGGGGAGAGGTTCTTGGCGAACAAACAAGCATTGACTTCAGTTCACTGGCTCCTGCTATGTACATTTTAAAAGTGACTGACAAGAAAAAAGAATCCAGATTATTTCAAATCGTAAAACATTAA
- a CDS encoding TlpA disulfide reductase family protein, producing the protein MNKFTELCFLILLVLVMPACKQNGPENSAGDFHGGTTSIKGLLQAGAGESVVLEEMGAREFIPLDTVRCDNEGHFLISYLQDQQAFYILRFGSAGYITLLTVPGESIEFAGQLNNKDSYTVSGSPGSELLQTLAAEHKKALEALGDIARKNRELVSSPDYVELKQDLDLKFDSITSAFKDYSLSFIHENAASPATLIALYNLYGQGLPVFDPGRDFQVYLFVDSAMMANHSKLEAVRLLHAQVEEVKLMKDGDHQASVLKKGKIAPDFVSSRPDGTGMTLKSLRGNYVLLGFWASWSMLCREENATLVKAYEQFGDKNFRILQVSLDDNKEAWNGAIEEDGLVWDHVSDLKRWETPLVELYGVDRIPFQVIVDPAGKIVETDLYGEQLLMKLELLLNN; encoded by the coding sequence ATGAACAAATTCACAGAGCTCTGTTTCCTGATCCTTCTGGTGCTCGTCATGCCGGCCTGTAAACAGAACGGCCCGGAAAACAGTGCAGGTGATTTTCATGGAGGGACCACTTCTATAAAAGGCCTGCTCCAGGCTGGTGCCGGAGAAAGTGTGGTGCTGGAAGAGATGGGTGCCCGTGAATTTATTCCCCTGGATACGGTCCGGTGCGATAACGAAGGACATTTCCTGATCTCGTATCTGCAGGACCAGCAAGCCTTTTATATACTCAGGTTCGGATCTGCAGGTTATATCACTCTTCTGACAGTGCCCGGAGAGTCGATCGAATTTGCCGGTCAATTGAATAATAAGGATAGCTATACAGTCTCAGGATCGCCTGGTTCGGAACTGCTTCAAACCCTTGCCGCCGAACATAAAAAAGCACTGGAGGCTCTTGGCGATATCGCCCGAAAAAACAGGGAGCTGGTCTCCTCCCCTGATTATGTGGAACTAAAACAGGACCTGGACCTGAAATTTGATTCAATCACTTCCGCTTTCAAAGATTATTCCTTAAGCTTCATTCATGAAAATGCAGCTTCACCGGCTACCCTGATAGCGCTCTATAATCTTTATGGACAGGGTCTCCCCGTGTTCGATCCGGGAAGAGATTTCCAGGTATATCTCTTTGTAGATTCGGCCATGATGGCAAACCACAGTAAGCTGGAAGCGGTCCGGCTGCTGCATGCCCAGGTCGAAGAGGTTAAACTGATGAAGGATGGAGATCATCAGGCCTCCGTGCTGAAAAAAGGTAAGATCGCTCCCGATTTTGTATCTTCACGCCCGGATGGTACCGGGATGACCCTGAAGAGCCTGAGAGGAAATTATGTGTTGCTGGGTTTCTGGGCTTCGTGGAGCATGTTGTGCAGGGAAGAAAATGCAACACTGGTAAAGGCTTATGAACAATTCGGGGATAAGAACTTCAGAATTTTACAGGTCTCCCTCGATGACAATAAAGAAGCCTGGAACGGGGCCATTGAAGAGGATGGCCTGGTTTGGGATCACGTCAGTGATTTGAAACGATGGGAAACTCCGCTTGTCGAACTCTATGGGGTGGACAGGATCCCCTTCCAGGTGATTGTGGACCCGGCAGGTAAAATTGTGGAGACTGATCTTTACGGAGAACAACTATTAATGAAACTGGAACTTTTATTGAATAACTAA
- a CDS encoding TlpA disulfide reductase family protein, giving the protein MNKAIPRMMGLIMVLTGFSCSGGRTEISGLIRGGEEISLTLERLDVNRTSVVDSLKTDKDGSFSIKLALEEPELYLLKDEKGAIINLLLAPGDRISVQSSLDSFGSNYQVAGSEESEGIRKLVEHLDQTRKTLDSLHLEAGSIGDPENPRFELVKNAYAQAIIRQKRFTIKYLVEHMGSLSSVYALYQKYDEESLILNLENDLQYFKAVADSLEVTYPNSSLTKSLRVDIEQREAAFNEAAKVNSLLEMADEESGLLDLSIPDREGHEITLSSLQGKVTLVAFWASGNNASIEALIRLQSTYNKYRDKGFEVYAISLDNNKINWMNAIDFNEFTWINVSELNFPESNAALLYNIRELPTTFLINREGDIVARNLYGRTLETWLDNLI; this is encoded by the coding sequence ATGAACAAAGCTATCCCCAGAATGATGGGACTGATCATGGTCCTCACAGGCTTTTCATGTAGCGGCGGCCGCACAGAAATCAGTGGTTTGATCCGAGGAGGAGAAGAGATCAGCCTGACCCTTGAAAGACTTGATGTGAACCGGACCTCGGTGGTCGATTCTTTAAAGACCGATAAGGATGGTTCTTTCTCCATAAAGCTAGCATTGGAAGAGCCTGAACTTTACCTGTTAAAAGATGAAAAAGGAGCTATTATTAACCTTCTGCTCGCACCGGGTGACAGAATATCGGTACAAAGCAGCCTCGATAGCTTCGGAAGTAATTATCAAGTAGCCGGTTCGGAAGAGTCGGAAGGAATCCGTAAGCTGGTGGAACATCTGGATCAAACCAGGAAAACCCTGGACTCCCTTCATCTTGAAGCCGGCTCCATCGGGGACCCTGAAAATCCCCGGTTTGAACTGGTCAAAAACGCCTATGCCCAGGCCATTATCAGGCAAAAACGCTTTACCATCAAATATCTGGTAGAGCATATGGGTTCTCTCTCAAGTGTCTACGCCTTATACCAAAAATATGATGAAGAATCGCTTATCCTGAACCTGGAGAACGATCTTCAGTACTTTAAAGCAGTGGCCGATTCGCTGGAGGTAACTTATCCCAATTCCTCCCTGACCAAATCGCTCCGGGTCGATATTGAGCAAAGAGAGGCTGCCTTCAATGAAGCTGCCAAGGTCAACTCCCTGCTGGAAATGGCCGATGAGGAATCCGGCCTGCTCGATCTTTCCATTCCTGACAGGGAAGGTCATGAGATAACTCTCTCCTCCCTTCAGGGGAAGGTAACCCTGGTAGCCTTCTGGGCTTCCGGAAACAATGCCAGCATCGAAGCTTTGATCCGCCTGCAATCCACCTATAATAAGTACCGCGACAAGGGCTTTGAAGTATATGCTATTTCCCTGGATAACAACAAGATAAACTGGATGAACGCCATTGACTTTAATGAATTCACCTGGATTAATGTATCGGAACTCAACTTCCCCGAATCCAACGCAGCGCTCCTGTACAATATCCGCGAGCTGCCCACTACCTTTCTGATAAACCGGGAAGGCGATATCGTAGCCAGAAATCTTTATGGCAGGACCCTGGAAACCTGGCTCGACAACCTGATCTGA